One Candidatus Methanomethylicota archaeon genomic window carries:
- a CDS encoding NAD(P)-dependent oxidoreductase: protein MAKILVTGGLGFIGSNLVRELRSRGHDVWLCDLTHSHDPKSIRCDVSKYRQVERIFEQHDFEYVYHLAAEYGRWNGEDYYENLWLTNAVGTKNMIRMQEKRKFRMIFFSSAEIYGDYDGVMSEDIPEKIHIHLLNDYAMTKWVGEMMIKNSAMQYGTETVIVRPFNVYGPGEHYNPYRGFIPKFIYKALHDEPYTVYLGHKRTLEYIDDVCRAVANIVENFKPGEVYNLGGDELYEIKYISDLILKYLGKDDSKVTYKEAEPFTTKVKRPDSTKAKRDLNFKVNVKPEEGIPKTIEWFRRVYGK from the coding sequence TTGGCGAAGATACTGGTTACTGGTGGACTTGGATTCATAGGTTCAAACCTTGTCAGGGAGCTTAGAAGTAGGGGGCATGATGTCTGGCTATGCGACCTAACACATTCCCACGACCCAAAATCCATTAGATGTGATGTGAGTAAGTATAGGCAAGTTGAGAGAATTTTTGAGCAACACGACTTCGAATACGTATATCATTTGGCGGCTGAGTATGGGAGATGGAATGGTGAAGACTACTATGAAAACTTATGGTTAACGAATGCAGTTGGAACGAAGAACATGATAAGAATGCAAGAGAAGAGGAAGTTTAGAATGATATTCTTCAGCAGTGCCGAGATTTATGGCGATTACGATGGTGTGATGAGTGAAGATATCCCCGAAAAGATACATATACACCTACTAAACGATTATGCAATGACAAAGTGGGTTGGGGAGATGATGATCAAGAATTCAGCCATGCAATATGGAACTGAAACTGTGATCGTTAGACCATTCAACGTATACGGCCCAGGGGAGCATTATAATCCATATAGAGGATTCATACCTAAATTCATATATAAAGCGTTACATGATGAACCATACACGGTATACCTGGGGCATAAGAGGACACTTGAATATATCGATGACGTTTGCAGGGCAGTTGCAAACATAGTTGAAAACTTCAAACCTGGAGAAGTATACAATCTTGGTGGAGACGAATTGTATGAGATAAAGTACATCTCAGACTTGATACTCAAATATCTTGGGAAGGATGACTCGAAAGTTACATATAAGGAGGCTGAACCATTCACAACGAAGGTTAAGAGGCCGGACTCGACAAAGGCGAAGAGGGACTTGAACTTTAAAGTGAATGTCAAGCCTGAAGAGGGGATACCGAAAACCATAGAATGGTTTAGGAGGGTGTATGGCAAATGA
- a CDS encoding GNAT family N-acetyltransferase yields MDTENMKLNIEVADECDARLWNEFVKMNPHATPYHLWEYGKSLSLTYGYKRFYLIAKEDEEIVGILPLIQVKSLLFYNKLISLPFCEYGGQLSESKYIAKSLWKMAIEVANKLKVDYVEIRNPSSIPDINGYHRIQRYVAFEIDLTKSKDNLWRNLDKKTRNAIRKAMKNGVEVEEVKNENDLKLYYKLYLKTQKRHGSPPNSFKLFYNIYRQLQPMGIMRILLAKYQGKTIGGIITFHFNEIIYWWGNVTEPDYRRLNPTNLLLWKVIEWGNENNFKIFNLGRTRKGTSIHHFKDGWGGKEIILQDYVYFLNGKMNSGKLPDPNQGKYRFLSIGWSLLPTAFAEKLGPKIISKIGL; encoded by the coding sequence TTGGATACTGAAAACATGAAGTTGAACATAGAAGTTGCAGATGAATGCGACGCACGTTTATGGAATGAATTCGTTAAAATGAACCCTCATGCTACACCATATCACTTGTGGGAATACGGTAAATCGCTCTCATTAACGTACGGCTACAAAAGATTTTACCTTATTGCAAAAGAAGATGAAGAAATAGTGGGCATACTACCACTAATTCAAGTGAAAAGCCTTCTATTTTACAATAAGCTAATCTCTCTACCTTTTTGTGAGTATGGAGGTCAACTTTCAGAATCTAAATATATCGCAAAATCGTTGTGGAAAATGGCTATCGAGGTTGCCAACAAACTTAAGGTAGATTATGTAGAAATTAGAAATCCAAGCAGCATCCCTGATATCAATGGATACCATAGAATTCAAAGATACGTTGCATTTGAAATAGATTTAACAAAAAGTAAAGATAATTTATGGCGTAATCTCGACAAGAAGACAAGAAATGCCATTAGAAAAGCTATGAAAAACGGAGTCGAAGTGGAAGAAGTTAAAAATGAGAACGATCTAAAGCTTTACTACAAGCTATATCTTAAGACACAAAAACGACATGGATCACCCCCAAATAGTTTTAAATTATTTTATAACATTTATCGACAACTACAACCAATGGGGATCATGAGAATATTACTGGCTAAATATCAAGGAAAAACTATAGGTGGAATAATTACTTTCCACTTTAACGAAATCATTTACTGGTGGGGGAATGTGACGGAACCTGATTATAGACGCCTCAATCCGACGAACCTTCTATTGTGGAAAGTGATCGAATGGGGAAATGAGAATAACTTTAAAATCTTCAACCTTGGAAGAACTCGAAAAGGTACATCAATCCATCACTTTAAGGATGGATGGGGAGGAAAGGAAATAATCCTTCAAGATTACGTGTATTTCTTAAATGGAAAAATGAATAGTGGGAAATTACCAGACCCAAATCAAGGTAAATACCGGTTTCTATCGATAGGCTGGTCGCTTTTACCTACAGCATTCGCAGAAAAATTAGGACCAAAAATTATAAGCAAAATAGGATTATAA
- a CDS encoding polysaccharide deacetylase family protein: protein MENILSVDVEEVFHGEYTRQYRQNLYYRTPDNIPPILKMFEEYNVKATFFIVGEIAEKFPEIINMILEEGHEIAFHGWIHEPLWKLAPERFRREVKAFKKLHPNCIGFRAPSFSLNNKTKWALKILCEEGFKYDSSIFPTWTPLYGMYNAPTHPYHPSIVNITEEDNNGFIIEFPLAIYELLGLKIPIAGGLWLRLWNLGLIKRGIKKINDKGFPAVIYIHNWELDEKTPKINAGILGRFQVYHNLNKAKQKLASLLSEFKFTNFSTYIKDALK, encoded by the coding sequence GTGGAAAACATACTGTCAGTGGATGTGGAGGAAGTATTTCATGGCGAATATACACGACAATATAGACAAAACTTATACTACAGGACGCCAGATAACATTCCGCCTATATTGAAGATGTTTGAGGAATACAATGTTAAGGCAACATTTTTCATAGTTGGAGAAATAGCTGAGAAATTTCCGGAAATCATAAACATGATACTGGAAGAGGGGCATGAAATAGCTTTCCATGGATGGATACATGAACCCCTATGGAAATTAGCACCTGAACGGTTTAGAAGGGAAGTTAAAGCCTTTAAAAAACTCCACCCCAATTGCATAGGTTTCAGAGCACCATCATTCTCCTTAAACAATAAAACGAAATGGGCTCTAAAAATACTATGTGAAGAAGGGTTCAAGTACGACTCAAGCATATTCCCAACGTGGACACCATTATATGGCATGTACAATGCTCCAACACACCCATACCATCCATCTATAGTCAACATAACGGAAGAGGATAATAATGGCTTCATAATAGAGTTCCCTCTAGCCATATACGAATTGCTAGGACTCAAAATTCCTATAGCTGGAGGATTATGGTTACGTCTATGGAATTTAGGTCTAATAAAGAGGGGGATAAAGAAGATTAATGATAAAGGATTTCCAGCAGTCATTTACATACATAACTGGGAACTTGACGAGAAAACTCCTAAAATTAATGCAGGAATTTTAGGAAGATTTCAAGTTTATCATAACTTGAATAAAGCAAAGCAAAAACTAGCATCCTTGCTGAGCGAATTCAAATTCACAAATTTCTCCACATACATTAAGGATGCTCTGAAGTAA
- a CDS encoding NAD-dependent epimerase/dehydratase family protein: MNLEEVLSHYTGKRILITGGAGCIGSNLTKALLKAEPEMIIIIDDLSASYEWNIPKHQKVIFIHGSILDEEKMKRAFSYKPHYVFHLAAHFANQNSVDHPETDLLVNGLGTLKTLEYANLTGVEKFIFASSGCSVYGSQAPLPLKEDFVSLHLDTPYQIHKLLGELYCNYFHNYYGLPVAIARYFNVYGPGEVPGKYRNVIPNFIWWAMHGQPLPITGTGEETRDFTYVEDIVDGTLRMGVVEEAVGEAINLASGTETRIIDLANWINEITGNKAGIVFKPRRDWDKAIRRRASIEKAKKILGYEPKTDMKTGLRKVYEWIKENMDKIEKVVKF, encoded by the coding sequence ATGAATTTAGAGGAAGTACTCAGCCACTATACTGGGAAAAGGATACTGATAACTGGTGGAGCTGGATGTATAGGGAGCAACCTAACAAAAGCATTACTTAAAGCTGAACCTGAAATGATAATAATAATCGACGATCTATCAGCATCATATGAATGGAATATACCAAAACACCAGAAGGTGATATTCATACATGGAAGCATACTTGATGAAGAGAAGATGAAGAGGGCATTCAGCTACAAACCACACTACGTATTCCATCTAGCAGCACACTTCGCAAACCAGAATAGCGTAGACCACCCTGAAACAGACCTACTAGTAAACGGCTTGGGAACACTGAAAACATTGGAATATGCCAATCTAACTGGAGTGGAGAAGTTCATATTCGCATCATCGGGATGCTCAGTATATGGAAGCCAAGCACCACTACCACTAAAAGAAGACTTCGTATCCCTACACTTGGATACACCATACCAAATTCACAAACTACTAGGAGAACTATACTGCAACTACTTCCACAACTATTACGGATTGCCGGTGGCCATAGCGAGATACTTCAACGTATACGGCCCAGGAGAAGTGCCCGGAAAATATAGGAATGTTATACCGAATTTTATTTGGTGGGCAATGCACGGCCAACCACTACCAATAACTGGAACTGGAGAGGAAACAAGAGACTTCACATACGTGGAAGACATAGTTGACGGAACACTGAGAATGGGGGTTGTTGAGGAGGCTGTGGGTGAGGCAATAAACCTAGCATCAGGAACAGAAACAAGGATCATAGACTTAGCAAACTGGATAAACGAAATAACAGGGAACAAGGCTGGAATAGTATTCAAACCGAGAAGAGACTGGGATAAAGCAATAAGGAGGAGAGCATCAATAGAGAAAGCCAAGAAGATACTTGGATACGAGCCAAAAACGGACATGAAAACTGGACTGAGAAAAGTCTACGAATGGATCAAGGAAAACATGGATAAAATAGAGAAAGTAGTGAAGTTTTGA
- a CDS encoding ATP-grasp domain-containing protein: MGSVLVTDASERTALAVIRSLGKRGIKVLAADTTKFNAGFLSKYCTQKVIYPSPIEDKEKFVKSLLRLMKNIRLDLLIPITDFTMMPIFERKEEFEQYVKVAAPPYEVAMKAYDKFQTISIAEKCGVPHPKTFLIDDVKTLREVASELNYPVVIKPRMKVFWNDRKAVMIKVTPINYAYNKEDLLFKYKSLMGKLKGKVPSDFFLLQEYAKGIGVGVEVLMDYSSDLIALFMHKRLREYPVTGGASTLRVSIWNRRLVEYSIKLLKEMKWQGVAMVEFKLNEENEDANLMEVNGRFWGSLPLAINAGVDFPYLLYKMIVEKDTFTVNGYKLGLTERWLIPGDLLWLLDSLLLSNGNPKFIALKKFLFSPFMPDDIISSDDFMPTIGASVNILHYLIEIFKKKRTIYGEVLGF, encoded by the coding sequence ATGGGCTCAGTCTTAGTTACCGATGCATCTGAAAGAACTGCCTTAGCAGTCATAAGATCTCTAGGTAAAAGAGGCATAAAAGTATTGGCTGCCGATACCACAAAATTTAATGCTGGATTCCTATCAAAATACTGCACTCAAAAAGTGATCTACCCTTCACCGATAGAAGATAAAGAGAAATTTGTGAAATCATTACTACGCTTGATGAAAAACATAAGATTAGACTTACTGATACCAATAACTGACTTCACCATGATGCCTATTTTCGAAAGAAAAGAGGAATTTGAACAATATGTTAAGGTGGCAGCACCCCCCTATGAGGTTGCAATGAAAGCTTATGATAAATTCCAAACAATTAGCATCGCAGAGAAATGTGGAGTACCGCATCCTAAAACATTCCTAATAGATGATGTAAAAACTTTGAGGGAAGTGGCGAGCGAACTTAACTATCCAGTAGTAATTAAACCTAGGATGAAGGTTTTCTGGAATGATAGAAAAGCAGTTATGATAAAGGTCACACCAATTAACTATGCATATAATAAGGAGGATCTTTTATTTAAATATAAGAGCTTAATGGGCAAACTTAAGGGTAAAGTGCCTTCTGATTTCTTCCTCTTACAGGAATATGCAAAGGGGATAGGGGTTGGCGTGGAAGTGTTAATGGACTATTCTTCTGATCTTATTGCGTTATTTATGCATAAAAGATTACGCGAGTATCCCGTGACTGGTGGGGCGAGCACATTAAGAGTTAGCATATGGAATAGAAGGCTAGTGGAATACTCGATAAAACTATTGAAGGAAATGAAGTGGCAAGGAGTTGCGATGGTAGAATTTAAGTTGAATGAAGAAAATGAAGATGCAAACCTTATGGAAGTTAATGGAAGATTTTGGGGTTCTCTACCATTAGCAATAAATGCCGGAGTAGATTTCCCTTACCTACTCTACAAAATGATTGTGGAAAAAGATACTTTTACTGTAAATGGTTATAAGTTGGGTCTTACTGAAAGATGGCTTATACCTGGAGACTTACTATGGCTATTGGATTCATTACTCCTAAGTAACGGAAACCCTAAGTTTATTGCCCTTAAAAAATTCCTATTCTCCCCATTTATGCCAGATGACATTATCTCATCAGATGACTTTATGCCAACAATAGGCGCATCGGTTAACATTCTGCATTACCTTATAGAGATTTTTAAGAAGAAGCGAACGATTTACGGTGAAGTTTTGGGGTTCTAA